AAGGGTATGGCTGTTCGCCATTTAAAGAGGTACGTGAGCTGGGTTTAAAACGTCGTGAGACAGTTTGGTCCCTATCTGCCGTGGGCGCTGGATATTTGAAGGGGGCTGCTCCTAGTACGAGAGGACCGGAGTGGACGAACCTCTGGTGTACCGGTTGTCACGCCAGTGGCATCGCCGGGTAGCTATGTTCGGAAGAGATAACCGCTGAAAGCATCTAAGCGGGAAACTCGCCTTAAGATGAGATATCCCCGGGGCTTCGAGCCCCTTGAAGGGTCGTTCAAGACCAGGACGTTGATAGGTCAGGTGTGGAAGCGCAGTAATGCGTTAAGCTAACTGATACTAATTGCCCGTAAGGCTTGATCCTATAACAGGTGTGTGTCGGCAGCCGTTAGTGCTTCAGCACTTATGGATGCCCCACCCTGCGCTGCGCGCAGGGTCTCGGAAGCACACTCAGGTTTGAGATCGATGTTGTGCCAACATAAACAACACATCCCACACTCTTTACGCTTCTTCCAGATTGGCTGTGGCGCCAGGTTGACTCCAACCCGCGCGACGCAGCAACCCGTCATGCCTGATGACCATAGCGAGTCGGTACCACCCCTTCCCATCCCGAACAGGACCGTGAAACGACTCCACGCCGATGATAGTGCGGATTGCCCGTGTGAAAGTAGGTAATCGTCAGGCTCCTTACCCAGACAAGACCCCGCCCTCAAAAGCGGGGTCTTGCCGCTTCTACAGACGAAGTTCTGGCGCCACGCTTACCAACGAACGATTCTTGCGCATCGGTGCTGCGCAAACATCATCGCGCCGCTCAAACCCATCAAAAACAAAAAGCAGGATCGTCGCCACAAAAACGTAGCATCCGATCCTGCCATAGTCTCAAACAGCCAGAGCAATCACTGGCAAAACACAACAAATCCGTTATCGTCTCGCCCGCGTCTCATGCGTAAACCTGAGCGTGAAGACGGTGATCGCACCCAAAATCATCAGAAAGACCGAGACCGGCCAATAAGCGTGATAGTGGGCGAGCAGAGCCGTAGCAATCAACGGCGACAGTCCCCCCGCGAAAATCGATGCCACTTCATGCCCGAGGGCCACGCCTGAATAGCGCACTTCCGTGCTGAAAAGTTCTCCGACGAGCGCGGGCAAGGTACCGATCATCGCTCCGTGGCAGACCGCTGTGCCGAGAATGAGCGCGAGATAAATCCACGGCGCCTGGTGCGTATCGAGCATCCAGAAAAACGGAAACGCCATCACGATCAGACCGGCTGCGCCGATCATATACACCGGCTTTCGGCCGATACGGTCGGACAGTCGTCCCCACGCGAGCATGGCGGCCATTTCGACGACCATCGCCAGCATCACGCCCGTTAACATCACCGAACTCGCGATACCTGCAAACTTCCCATACACCAGCGAAAACGCGAGAAAGATATAGGCGCCGCCGTTTTCCGCTACGCGCAAGCCCATCGCCATCAAGATCTCTTTAGGATGCCGCCTGATGACTTCGACCACGGGCATATGCGTCTTTTCTCCGCGCTTTTCCGTCTGTTCGAAATCGCGGCTTTCCGGCAGGCTGTGCCGGATATAAACGCCGATAGCAAAGATCACGATGCTCGCAAGGAACGGGAGCCGCCATCCCCAGCTGATGAATGCGTCGTGTGGCAAAGATTGCGCCGCGAGAAATGCGCCTGACGACAACACAAAGCCGCCGCCTACGCCAAGCTGGCTCCACGCCGCGTAA
This genomic interval from Paraburkholderia sabiae contains the following:
- a CDS encoding MFS transporter codes for the protein MASIETTHASGRLDAARPLEDRTLRKIVIASVAGNAMEWYDFFVYGTAAALVFGQLFFPAGADPLIGTLGAFAAFAMGFVARPVGGIVFGHIGDRYGRKASLVWTLLIMGIATFAIGLLPTYAQVGIWSPVALVVLRLLQGIASGGEWGGGVLMISESAPPEKRGYYAAWSQLGVGGGFVLSSGAFLAAQSLPHDAFISWGWRLPFLASIVIFAIGVYIRHSLPESRDFEQTEKRGEKTHMPVVEVIRRHPKEILMAMGLRVAENGGAYIFLAFSLVYGKFAGIASSVMLTGVMLAMVVEMAAMLAWGRLSDRIGRKPVYMIGAAGLIVMAFPFFWMLDTHQAPWIYLALILGTAVCHGAMIGTLPALVGELFSTEVRYSGVALGHEVASIFAGGLSPLIATALLAHYHAYWPVSVFLMILGAITVFTLRFTHETRARR